In the Pseudorasbora parva isolate DD20220531a chromosome 23, ASM2467924v1, whole genome shotgun sequence genome, one interval contains:
- the LOC137062320 gene encoding protocadherin beta-7-like, producing MEYRLCSVPFLAFFVALLLFPLKTVCADLNYNIPEETKRQYVIGNIAKDLRMDVKQLSARRARIETEDSSKRYCDINLNTGDLIIAETIDREELCGSRMSCILSYELVLENPLEVHRIILQIQDINDNAPRFPNERINLEIRESAAKGQRFRLHEAHDSDIGHKAVNGYSLERNNHFILNVHDSADGGKYAELVLEKELDREQQKEIDMILTATDGGSPQRSGTAVIHITVLDANDNVPVFSQPVYKVTLAENTPSGTEIIRVSATDADEGPNGEVTYEFSRISDKIAKLFSIDKTTGQIVVTGEIDYENEKNYEMGIHAQDGSGLASTAKVIIDITDVNDNPPRIILKSLNNPIPENSEPGSEVGIINVQDKDSGENRQIRCSVQQNVPFRLNPSVKNYFSLVTTKALDREKESDYNITITATDGGSPPLSTSMTIHLFVSDVNDNPPVFKQQSYSAYISENNKPGTSVCSVRANDPDWRQNGTVLYSLVPSEVSGVPVSSFLSVNGDTGVIHAVRSFDYEQFRNFSVKVVARDNGSPPLSSNVTVKVFITDENDNSPQILYPVPDGKSLMTEMVPKATLSGSLVSKVIAVDADSGQNAWLSYQILKSSDPGLFTIGLHSGEIKTKRDISESDNMKQNLVISVKDNGQPSLSTTCAVSLLISDNLSEVPELKDMTYEDSNSKLTSYLIIALVSVCTFFLTFIILILAVKFCHRRKPRLLFDGAVAVPSAYLPPNYAEVDGAGTLRSSYNYDAYLTTGSRTSDFKFVRSYNENTLPAGGTLRKEDNIQFGSSIITLDVTGIEDEVREA from the coding sequence ATGGAATACAGATTATGTTCAGTTCCTTTCTTGGCGTTTTTCGTGGCTCTCCTTCTGTTTCCTCTGAAAACCGTCTGTGCTGATCTGAACTACAATATTCCGGAAGAAACGAAGCGCCAGTATGTGATTGGAAATATAGCTAAAGATCTCAGGATGGATGTTAAACAATTATCTGCTCGTAGAGCTCGGATAGAAACGGAGGACAGCAGCAAACGGTATTGTGATATTAATCTGAATACTGGTGATTTAATCATAGCAGAGACAATAGACCGAGAGGAGCTTTGTGGATCTCGAATGTCCTGCATACTCAGTTATGAGCTCGTTCTGGAAAACCCTCTCGAAGTGCACCGAATAATTCTACAAATTCAGGATATAAACGACAATGCACCACGATTTCCAAATGAGCGTATTAATTTAGAAATCAGAGAATCAGCAGCTAAAGGCCAGAGGTTCCGTTTGCATGAAGCTCATGACTCAGATATTGGGCATAAAGCGGTCAATGGCTATTCACTAGAGAGAAACAATCATTTTATCTTAAATGTTCATGATAGTGCAGATGGAGGGAAATACGCAGAACTCGTGTTGGAAAAGGAGCTGGATCGTGAACAGCAGAAGGAGATAGATATGATTCTCACAGCCACTGATGGTGGTTCACCGCAGAGGTCTGGCACTGCTGTCATACACATCACTGTTCTAGATGCCAATGATAATGTCCCAGTATTTAGTCAGCCTGTTTATAAGGTCACTCTGGCTGAAAATACACCTTCAGGAACAGAAATAATCAGAGTGAGCGCCACAGATGCTGATGAAGGTCCAAACGGGGAAGTGACGTATGAATTCAGCAGAATATCAGATAAAATTGCAAAACTATTTTCTATCGATAAGACAACAGGACAAATTGTGGTGACTGGAGAAATTGattatgaaaatgaaaagaaCTATGAAATGGGAATTCATGCTCAGGATGGCTCTGGATTGGCATCTACTGCTAAAGTGATCATAGATATAACTGATGTTAATGATAATCCGCCTAGAATCATCCTGAAATCTTTGAATAACCCGATTCCTGAAAACTCTGAGCCGGGTTCTGAGGTGGGAATCATTAATGTTCAAGACAAAGACTCAGGAGAAAACCGGCAGATTCGTTGCTCTGTTCAGCAAAATGTTCCTTTCAGACTCAACCCATCTGTTAAAAACTATTTCTCTCTAGTAACTACAAAAGCTCTAGACCGAGAGAAAGAATCTGATTACAACATTACCATCACCGCCACAGATGGAGGATCTCCACCATTATCCACCTCCATGACAATTCATTTATTTGTCTCAGATGTGAATGACAATCCTCCTGTATTCAAGCAGCAGTCCTACAGCGCTTATATAAGTGAAAATAACAAACCAGGCACCTCTGTTTGTTCTGTCAGAGCGAATGACCCAGACTGGAGACAGAACGGGACTGTCCTGTACTCTCTGGTACCCAGTGAAGTCAGTGGGGTCCCAGTGTCCTCATTTCTGTCTGTTAATGGAGATACAGGGGTGATTCATGCTGTAAGATCATTTGACTATGAGCAGTTCAGAAACTTCAGTGTCAAAGTTGTAGCCAGAGACAATGGTTCTCCTCCGCTCAGCAGTAACGTGACTGTGAAAGTCTTCATAACAGATGAGAATGATAACTCTCCACAGATATTATACCCTGTTCCAGATGGAAAGTCTTTAATGACTGAAATGGTCCCTAAAGCGACTCTCTCAGGCTCTCTGGTCTCTAAGGTGATCGCTGTAGATGCTGACTCTGGACAGAACGCATGGCTGTCCTATCAGATCTTGAAATCTTCTGATCCGGGACTTTTCACCATCGGTCTCCATAGTGGAGAGATCAAAACTAAACGAGACATTTCTGAATCGGACAATATGAAGCAGAACCTTGTTATTTCAGTGAAGGATAACGGGCAGCCCTCTCTGTCTACAACCTGTGCTGTGAGTTTACTCATTTCTGACAACCTTTCTGAAGTTCCTGAACTTAAAGATATGACTTATGAGGACAGCAACTCTAAATTAACGTCCTACTTGATCATTGCATTAGTTTCCGTGTGCACCTTCTTCCTGACGTTCATCATTCTGATCTTGGCAGTGAAGTTTTGTCACAGGAGAAAGCCCAGACTGTTGTTTGATGGAGCAGTTGCTGTTCCCAGCGCCTATCTGCCTCCCAACTATGCAGAGGTGGATGGAGCAGGAACTCTCCGCAGCTCTTACAATTATGACGCGTATCTAACCACAGGCTCGCGCACAAGTGACTTTAAGTTTGTGAGATCGTATAATGAAAACACACTTCCTGCTGGTGGAACTCTGAGAAAGGAAGACAATATTCAGTTTGGATCGAGCATAATAACACTAGATGTTACAGGAATTGAAGATGAGGTAAGAGAGGCTTAA